The Sphingopyxis fribergensis genome contains a region encoding:
- a CDS encoding cytochrome b, whose translation MSFPWAKPYEPTHPLMKWMDEKLPIPRLVYNATGPGYPVPRNLNYFWNFGVLAGAALVIQIVTGIVLAMHYAANASVAFNSVEHIMRDVNAGWFIRYAHMNGASMFFIVVYLHIFRGLYYGSYKAPREMVWLLGVVIFLLMMATAFMGYVLPWGQMSFWGAQVITGFFSAIPLVGEPVREWLLGGFVPDNATLNRFFSLHYLLPFVIAGVIILHIWALHIPGSSNPTGIEVKDEQDTVPFHPYYTAKDGFGVGIFLLIFVALTFFSPNALGHADNYIPANSLSTPAHIVPEWYFLPFYAILKAFTFNFLWIDAKLWGVIAMFGSIALLFFLPWLDSSPIKSSNYRPLYRIFFWILVVDVLLLGWCGMQPAEQPWVILSQLGAIYYFAHFLVILPIVSRIERPLPMPNSITEAVLAKHATDATSASATA comes from the coding sequence ATGAGCTTTCCCTGGGCCAAACCCTATGAACCGACGCATCCGCTGATGAAGTGGATGGACGAGAAGTTGCCGATTCCGCGCCTCGTCTATAACGCCACGGGTCCCGGCTATCCGGTTCCGCGCAACCTCAACTATTTCTGGAACTTCGGCGTCCTCGCCGGTGCCGCGCTGGTCATCCAGATCGTCACCGGTATCGTTCTGGCGATGCACTATGCCGCGAACGCCAGCGTCGCGTTCAACTCGGTCGAGCATATCATGCGCGACGTGAACGCCGGCTGGTTCATCCGCTACGCGCATATGAACGGCGCGAGCATGTTCTTCATCGTCGTCTATCTGCACATTTTTCGTGGCCTTTATTACGGTTCGTACAAGGCGCCGCGCGAAATGGTGTGGCTGCTCGGCGTCGTGATCTTCCTCCTGATGATGGCGACCGCCTTCATGGGCTACGTACTCCCGTGGGGCCAGATGAGCTTCTGGGGCGCGCAGGTGATCACTGGCTTCTTCTCGGCGATACCGCTTGTGGGCGAGCCGGTGCGCGAATGGCTGCTCGGCGGGTTCGTCCCCGACAACGCCACGCTCAACCGCTTCTTCTCGCTGCATTATCTGCTGCCGTTCGTGATCGCGGGCGTCATCATTCTGCACATCTGGGCGCTGCACATCCCGGGTTCGTCGAACCCGACGGGCATCGAAGTGAAGGACGAACAGGACACCGTCCCGTTCCACCCCTATTACACCGCGAAGGACGGTTTCGGCGTCGGCATCTTCCTGCTGATCTTCGTCGCGCTGACCTTCTTCAGCCCGAACGCACTGGGTCACGCCGACAATTACATTCCGGCGAACTCGCTTTCGACCCCGGCGCATATCGTTCCTGAATGGTATTTCCTGCCCTTCTACGCGATCCTGAAGGCCTTCACCTTCAACTTCCTGTGGATCGACGCGAAGCTTTGGGGCGTCATCGCGATGTTCGGCTCGATCGCGCTGCTGTTCTTCCTGCCCTGGCTCGACAGCTCGCCGATCAAATCGTCGAACTATCGTCCGCTGTACCGCATCTTCTTCTGGATCCTCGTCGTCGACGTGCTCCTGCTCGGCTGGTGCGGCATGCAGCCGGCGGAACAGCCGTGGGTGATCCTCAGCCAGCTGGGTGCGATCTATTATTTCGCTCACTTCCTGGTGATCCTGCCGATCGTGTCGCGGATCGAACGCCCGCTGCCGATGCCGAATTCGATCACCGAAGCGGTCCTCGCCAAACACGCCACCGACGCGACGTCGGCTTCGGCAACGGCCTGA
- a CDS encoding glycerophosphoryl diester phosphodiesterase membrane domain-containing protein has translation MVKFDMGAAWDDTLQLLKSHTALVGTIAGVFLFLPALAVAWFGPVPVEPAAGADINQVMATFQESFRQMIPGQLAIALCALIGTAGILRLWLSRTGVSVGEALTFALMVFPTMIAIQILCGFAIGLGFLLLIVPGIYLVGRLALVAPAVADRGIYNPFEAIRTSWDLTRNNGWAIFFFLFLVALVIVIAALIVGGVVSVIAGSEPGFGRMLGGFIEAAFSTVGSLASIAVSAAAYRQLALRTSSDVFQ, from the coding sequence ATGGTAAAATTCGACATGGGCGCCGCGTGGGACGACACGCTGCAACTTTTGAAATCGCACACGGCGCTGGTCGGCACGATCGCCGGCGTATTTCTGTTCTTGCCCGCGCTCGCGGTCGCCTGGTTCGGGCCGGTGCCGGTCGAGCCCGCGGCGGGCGCCGATATCAATCAGGTCATGGCCACATTTCAGGAAAGTTTCCGCCAGATGATCCCGGGGCAGCTGGCGATCGCGCTGTGCGCGCTGATCGGTACAGCCGGCATTCTGCGGCTCTGGCTGTCGCGAACCGGCGTTAGCGTCGGCGAGGCGCTGACGTTCGCGCTCATGGTTTTCCCCACGATGATAGCAATCCAGATTTTGTGCGGGTTCGCAATCGGTCTTGGCTTCCTGCTGCTGATCGTCCCCGGCATCTATCTTGTCGGGCGTCTCGCGCTTGTCGCCCCCGCCGTCGCCGACCGCGGCATCTACAATCCTTTTGAGGCGATCCGGACGAGCTGGGATCTGACCCGCAATAATGGTTGGGCGATCTTCTTTTTCCTTTTCCTCGTCGCATTGGTGATCGTGATCGCGGCGTTGATCGTCGGAGGCGTCGTTTCGGTCATCGCCGGCAGCGAGCCGGGGTTCGGGCGGATGCTCGGCGGTTTCATCGAGGCTGCGTTCAGCACGGTCGGCAGCCTGGCATCGATCGCAGTTTCGGCCGCCGCCTATCGCCAGCTCGCGCTTCGGACCTCGTCCGACGTGTTCCAGTGA
- the petA gene encoding ubiquinol-cytochrome c reductase iron-sulfur subunit, with amino-acid sequence MASESELNAGIEDGVRRRDFINIAAVSFAGVGAVAVVLPLLNQMNPSADVLALSTTEIDISAIQPGQAIKTSWRKQPVFVRNLVAKEIAEAKAVPLGDLRDPETIDQRTKPGKENWLITLGVCTHLGCVPLGAAEGENKGDFGGYFCPCHGSHYDTAARIRKGPAPKNLVVPPYDFTSDTVVTIG; translated from the coding sequence ATGGCCAGTGAATCTGAACTCAACGCCGGTATCGAGGATGGCGTACGCCGCCGGGATTTCATCAATATTGCGGCGGTGAGTTTCGCTGGTGTCGGCGCGGTCGCCGTGGTTCTGCCGCTGCTCAACCAGATGAACCCGTCGGCCGACGTCCTCGCGCTGTCGACGACCGAAATCGACATTTCGGCGATCCAGCCGGGTCAGGCGATCAAGACCAGCTGGCGCAAGCAGCCGGTGTTCGTGCGCAACCTCGTTGCCAAGGAAATCGCCGAAGCCAAGGCGGTGCCGCTCGGCGACCTGCGCGATCCCGAAACGATCGACCAGCGCACTAAGCCCGGCAAGGAAAACTGGCTGATCACGCTGGGCGTCTGCACGCACCTCGGTTGTGTGCCGCTTGGCGCCGCTGAGGGCGAGAATAAGGGCGATTTCGGGGGTTATTTCTGCCCGTGCCACGGTTCGCATTACGACACTGCGGCGCGTATCCGTAAGGGCCCGGCACCCAAGAATCTGGTCGTGCCGCCCTATGATTTCACCAGCGACACCGTCGTGACGATCGGCTGA
- a CDS encoding cytochrome c1, whose translation MVRPLGFLVGLGFITALVLAILTTPLSNEENVAHSFHKHPRHLKLASDGIVLPHWDKAQLQRGMQVYKEVCSACHGLHLVAFRDIADLGYSEGQIKTFAKGFQVPSINPDTGEPATRDGLPSDYFPSPYANETAARAANNNALPPDLSLITKAREGGKDYIYSLLTGFQNPPKNLPKELQPGTGLHYNPYFANLNLAMAPPLAPNQVTYADGTKATVDQMAKDVTAFLVWTAEPKLIKRIQVGYAVFFFLLIFTVLTYLSYRNIWADKKH comes from the coding sequence ATGGTTCGCCCGCTCGGATTTCTCGTCGGCCTCGGTTTCATTACCGCGCTGGTGCTCGCGATTCTCACGACGCCGCTCAGCAATGAAGAGAATGTCGCTCACTCGTTCCACAAGCACCCCCGGCATCTGAAACTGGCCAGCGATGGCATCGTGCTGCCGCATTGGGACAAGGCCCAGCTGCAGCGCGGGATGCAGGTATACAAGGAAGTCTGCTCGGCCTGCCACGGCCTGCATCTCGTCGCCTTCCGCGACATTGCGGACCTTGGCTACAGCGAAGGCCAGATCAAGACCTTCGCCAAGGGTTTCCAGGTGCCGTCGATCAATCCCGACACGGGTGAGCCGGCGACACGCGACGGCCTGCCGTCGGATTATTTCCCCTCGCCTTATGCGAACGAAACGGCTGCCCGCGCCGCGAACAACAACGCGCTGCCGCCGGATCTCTCGCTGATCACCAAGGCGCGCGAAGGCGGCAAGGATTATATCTATTCGCTGCTGACCGGCTTCCAGAACCCGCCAAAGAACCTGCCCAAGGAACTTCAGCCAGGCACGGGGCTGCACTACAACCCCTATTTCGCGAACCTCAACCTCGCGATGGCCCCGCCGCTGGCGCCCAATCAGGTGACCTATGCCGACGGCACCAAGGCGACCGTCGACCAGATGGCGAAAGACGTCACGGCATTTCTCGTCTGGACCGCTGAGCCGAAGCTGATCAAGCGCATCCAGGTGGGTTATGCAGTCTTCTTCTTCCTGCTGATCTTCACGGTGCTGACCTATCTGTCGTACCGGAACATCTGGGCCGACAAGAAGCATTGA
- the hemF gene encoding oxygen-dependent coproporphyrinogen oxidase, with the protein MISLDPQQQTARSWFESLRDRICAEFEKIEAEAGSDARFAYTPWDREAEGLEPGEGGGGVRGVMTGQVFEKVGVNVSTVAGEFAPDFAGSIHGAGDDPSFFATGISLVAHMANPHVPAVHMNTRFLATTKRWFGGGADLNPPIEYAEDTDAFHARLRAACAPFGPDVYGRYAKWAEDYFYIPHRGVHRGVGGIFYDHLECGDDAEFDRNFQLTQAVGEAFLDIFPQIVRRRMGLPFTEAEREAQLIWRGRYAEFNLVYDRGTLFGLKTGGNIDAILMSLPPLAKWS; encoded by the coding sequence ATGATCTCGCTCGACCCGCAGCAACAGACAGCGCGCAGCTGGTTTGAATCGCTCCGCGATCGCATCTGCGCCGAATTCGAGAAGATCGAAGCCGAAGCGGGCAGCGACGCGCGCTTTGCCTATACGCCGTGGGACCGCGAGGCCGAGGGGCTGGAGCCGGGCGAAGGTGGCGGCGGCGTACGCGGCGTGATGACGGGCCAAGTCTTTGAAAAGGTCGGCGTCAACGTCTCCACCGTCGCGGGCGAGTTCGCGCCCGATTTCGCCGGGTCGATCCACGGCGCCGGCGACGACCCCAGCTTCTTCGCCACCGGAATCAGCCTCGTCGCGCATATGGCGAACCCGCATGTCCCCGCGGTGCATATGAACACGCGATTCCTCGCGACGACGAAGCGCTGGTTCGGCGGCGGCGCCGATCTCAATCCGCCGATCGAATATGCCGAGGACACCGACGCCTTTCATGCGCGGCTGCGCGCCGCCTGCGCGCCCTTTGGCCCCGATGTTTACGGACGCTATGCCAAATGGGCCGAGGATTATTTCTATATCCCACACCGCGGCGTCCATCGCGGCGTCGGCGGCATCTTCTACGATCATCTCGAATGCGGGGACGATGCCGAGTTCGACCGCAATTTCCAGCTGACACAGGCGGTCGGCGAAGCCTTCCTCGATATCTTCCCGCAGATCGTGCGCCGCCGGATGGGCCTGCCCTTCACCGAGGCGGAGCGCGAGGCGCAGCTGATCTGGCGCGGGCGTTACGCCGAATTCAACCTCGTCTATGACCGCGGCACCTTGTTCGGGCTCAAGACCGGCGGCAATATCGATGCGATCCTAATGAGCCTGCCGCCGCTGGCGAAATGGAGCTGA
- a CDS encoding tRNA (cytidine(34)-2'-O)-methyltransferase, giving the protein MEIALFQPDIAGNVGTTLRTAACFGVPAHIIEPCGFPFSDGALKRAGMDYAVRANVRRHPDWDGFRQWSADAGRRLVLLTTTGATPLPGFVFEADDVLLLGAESSGVPPYVHDAAAARVAIPMQPGFRSLNVAVAAGIALAEALRQTKGFPA; this is encoded by the coding sequence ATGGAAATCGCCCTGTTTCAGCCGGATATCGCGGGCAATGTCGGCACGACGTTGCGCACCGCCGCCTGCTTTGGTGTGCCCGCGCATATCATCGAGCCATGCGGCTTTCCCTTCTCCGACGGCGCGCTCAAACGCGCGGGAATGGACTATGCCGTCCGGGCCAATGTGCGCCGTCATCCCGACTGGGACGGCTTTCGCCAATGGAGCGCGGACGCGGGTCGGCGGCTTGTACTGTTGACGACCACGGGCGCGACACCCCTGCCCGGCTTCGTGTTCGAGGCGGACGACGTGCTGCTGCTCGGCGCCGAATCCTCGGGTGTGCCGCCCTATGTCCACGATGCCGCAGCGGCGCGGGTCGCGATTCCGATGCAGCCGGGCTTTCGCTCCTTGAATGTCGCGGTCGCGGCTGGCATCGCGCTCGCCGAAGCGCTCAGGCAAACGAAAGGCTTTCCGGCATGA